One Methylobacterium sp. 77 DNA window includes the following coding sequences:
- a CDS encoding lysine--tRNA ligase, with amino-acid sequence MSAPTASSPLVLDPASVEAAAHAAAWPFEEARKLVARLERKPKSEVLFETGYGPSGLPHIGTFGEVARTSMVRHAFRVLTNDSVPTRLIAFSDDMDGLRKVPDNVPNKEMLIRALNQPLTRVPDPFGTHDSFGAHNNAELRRFLDAFGFDYEFRSATECYRSGVFDTALLTVLERYEAVMAIMLPSLRAERSASYSPFLPLHPETGEVMQVPIDEVRVSAGTLVWRDPKTGEAYETPVTGGHAKLQWKPDWAMRWVALGVDYEMAGKDLIDSVKLSGEIARALGGEPPEGFNYELFLDKEGRKISKSKGNGLSIDDWLVYGTADSLALFMYSKPREAKRLFVEMIPRQVDDYLNFLEKFPGQEPAQRLGNPVWHLHAGHPPAAEAVGKGGALNFAMLLNLAAVANTEDPAVLWGFIRRYDPEIGPETHPVLDRLVGHALAYFRDLVRPAKVYRTATEEERAALADLSATLDAHRGSTDPEGLQAVVYEVGRRHFPDLSGKAKSPDGRPGVSQAWFTTIYNVLFGEARGPRFGSFVALYGVAETQSLIEQALSGAFVPASSEAAAAVS; translated from the coding sequence CCTGCCGCATATCGGCACGTTCGGCGAGGTGGCGCGCACCTCGATGGTGCGCCACGCCTTCCGCGTGCTGACCAACGACAGCGTTCCCACCCGCCTCATCGCCTTCTCGGACGACATGGACGGCCTGCGCAAGGTTCCGGACAACGTGCCGAACAAGGAGATGCTGATCCGGGCGCTCAACCAGCCGCTGACCAGGGTGCCCGACCCGTTCGGCACGCATGACAGTTTCGGCGCGCACAACAACGCCGAACTGCGCCGCTTCCTCGACGCGTTCGGCTTCGACTACGAGTTCCGTTCGGCCACCGAATGCTACCGCTCGGGCGTGTTCGACACCGCGCTTCTCACCGTGCTGGAGCGGTACGAGGCGGTGATGGCGATCATGCTGCCCTCGCTCAGGGCCGAGCGCTCGGCGAGCTACTCGCCGTTCCTGCCGCTCCACCCGGAGACGGGGGAGGTGATGCAGGTGCCCATCGACGAGGTGCGCGTGAGCGCCGGCACCCTGGTCTGGCGCGACCCGAAGACCGGCGAAGCCTACGAGACCCCCGTCACCGGCGGCCATGCCAAGCTGCAATGGAAGCCCGACTGGGCCATGCGCTGGGTGGCCCTCGGTGTCGATTACGAGATGGCCGGCAAGGACCTGATCGATTCGGTCAAGCTTTCGGGCGAGATCGCGCGGGCGCTCGGCGGCGAGCCGCCGGAGGGATTCAACTATGAACTCTTCCTCGACAAGGAAGGCCGGAAGATCTCGAAGTCCAAGGGCAACGGCCTGTCGATCGACGACTGGCTCGTCTACGGCACCGCCGACAGTCTCGCCCTGTTCATGTACAGCAAGCCGCGCGAGGCCAAGCGCCTGTTCGTGGAGATGATCCCGCGTCAGGTCGACGATTACCTGAACTTCCTCGAGAAGTTCCCCGGCCAGGAGCCGGCGCAGCGGCTCGGAAACCCGGTCTGGCATCTCCATGCCGGCCATCCGCCCGCGGCCGAGGCCGTGGGCAAGGGCGGCGCCTTGAACTTCGCCATGCTGCTCAACCTCGCCGCGGTGGCCAACACCGAGGACCCGGCGGTGCTGTGGGGCTTCATCCGCCGCTACGACCCGGAGATCGGTCCGGAGACCCATCCGGTCCTCGACCGGCTGGTCGGCCACGCGCTGGCCTATTTCCGCGACCTCGTGCGGCCGGCAAAGGTCTATCGGACGGCGACGGAGGAGGAGAGGGCGGCCCTCGCCGACCTGTCGGCGACCCTGGACGCCCATCGGGGATCGACCGATCCCGAAGGGCTGCAGGCTGTGGTCTACGAGGTCGGCCGGCGGCACTTCCCCGACCTGTCGGGCAAGGCCAAGAGCCCGGACGGACGCCCCGGCGTGTCGCAGGCGTGGTTCACCACGATCTACAACGTGCTGTTCGGCGAGGCACGCGGGCCGCGCTTCGGTTCGTTCGTCGCGCTCTACGGGGTCGCGGAGACGCAATCGCTCATCGAGCAGGCCTTGTCCGGCGCGTTCGTGCCGGCTTCGTCCGAGGCGGCCGCTGCCGTCTCGTAA